GTCACGCACCGCCACAGGTGCGCCGCCACGCACTGCAGCGTGCTGTACCGCCGCGGCAAGGGCGCCCCCGCTGACGCCCTCGTCTTGAGCTCGGCGACGAACTCTCGGCTAAAGTTCACCCTACGCGTCACCAGCTGCTTTTCGCCGACGTCGGCGTTGGCCTTGGCCTTGGCCCCTGACTCGCTGCCCCCGGCCTTCTCCTCGCCCTCGCGAGGGCGAGGCGGCCGCTTGTACTCCGCGCCGCGGTGCTCGAACTCGACCAAGGGCGGGTGCCGGGGCACGAAGAAGGACACGCGGTCGTGCACGGGCGCGGGGTCCACGGCGGCGCCGCGCGAGGCCTGGCCCCAGGCGCTCACGAAGCAGTGGAAGGCGGCGCCGTCGCCGACGACATGCTGCACCGCCGTGCCCACGACGAAGGAGCCGCAGGCGAACCGCGTGACCTGGAGCAGCAGGACCTCGCCGTCGACGGCGTCCTCGGCGCTGGGGTGCAGGCTCATGGTCGCGGGAGTCGCTGGCTCCGGCGGCACGACGCTGTCGAGCGAGCagacgtcggcggcggcggccgtgGCTTCGAcgagccgcgcgcccgcgccgttgAGCAGGATGGCGCGGTTGCCGCGCGCGTCCACGCCGAGCCGCCCGGCCCACTCCGGGTACTCGGCCAGCGCGGCGGCGAGCCCGGCCTCGAGGACGGAGCTGGGCGGCGCTGGCGGGTGGAAGAAGTATAAGGCATGCACGTACAGATCGTAGTGGAGCTTGTCGAACACCG
This portion of the Zea mays cultivar B73 chromosome 2, Zm-B73-REFERENCE-NAM-5.0, whole genome shotgun sequence genome encodes:
- the LOC103648159 gene encoding agmatine coumaroyltransferase-2; amino-acid sequence: MKITVQSSKLVTGSSSGGRPSSADAAEAVPLTVFDKLHYDLYVHALYFFHPPAPPSSVLEAGLAAALAEYPEWAGRLGVDARGNRAILLNGAGARLVEATAAAADVCSLDSVVPPEPATPATMSLHPSAEDAVDGEVLLLQVTRFACGSFVVGTAVQHVVGDGAAFHCFVSAWGQASRGAAVDPAPVHDRVSFFVPRHPPLVEFEHRGAEYKRPPRPREGEEKAGGSESGAKAKANADVGEKQLVTRRVNFSREFVAELKTRASAGAPLPRRYSTLQCVAAHLWRCVTRARRLDARARTTLRIAVNGRSRMRNPRVPEAYAGNVVLWARATAAAGGLVRSPLPEAVRLVSEAVAAVDDAYFRSVIDFASSGALEEEGLVPAADPLETVFSPDVEVYSLLGASFQDFDFGGGPPFFFMPSYSPVEGAVFVVSSFSGDGSIDAYVPLFSHAMDIFDKCCHSLPAADARL